CCCGTTACCGTAGAGTAATACTCATGTTTGGTTCATTGCATTTAGGGGTGGATCGTCTGTTCGATGGCAAGACGATGCATCATAACGTGGTCGTTCATATCGATAACGGCTTGGTTACGGCAATCAATACTAACCAAGTTAACGACGGCAGCCAGCCATGGCTTACTGGGGTGCTTGCCCCAGGTTTTGTTGATATTCAGGTTAATGGCGGCGGCGATGTATTGGTGAATGACCAGCCGACAACATATGGCATCGCTGCCGTTGTTAGCGCCCATCAACAATATGGAACAACGGCGTTACTGCCAACGGTGATAACCGATTCGTTTACAACCATGCTCGCTGCAGCTGATGCAGTCGCAGAGTTGATAACAGCGCCGGATAGCGGCGTTATCGGTATCCACTTTGAAGGGCCGCACATTAGTGAGGCCAAGAAGGGAGCGCACAACCAAGACTATATCCGCGCAATTAGCTCGGAAGAATGGGCACTATTTGGTCGTGATGATTTGGGAGTAAAGCTGCTGACGATTGCACCAGAACAGCTAAGCTTAGCTGACATCGCGCAACTTAAGAGCCTTGGGGTAATCCTCTACCTAGGTCATTCCAATGCCAGCTATCAACAAGCGTCAGCGGCGTTTAAAGCTGGCGCGTCGGGTTCTACTCATCTGTTTAATGCCATGTCTGCACTGCAAGGGCGGGAGCCCGGCCTAGTTGGTGCAACCTTACTAGATGAGCACGCCTTTGCAGGGATCATTGTCGATGGTCACCATGTTGATTACG
The genomic region above belongs to Ferrimonas lipolytica and contains:
- the nagA gene encoding N-acetylglucosamine-6-phosphate deacetylase translates to MFGSLHLGVDRLFDGKTMHHNVVVHIDNGLVTAINTNQVNDGSQPWLTGVLAPGFVDIQVNGGGDVLVNDQPTTYGIAAVVSAHQQYGTTALLPTVITDSFTTMLAAADAVAELITAPDSGVIGIHFEGPHISEAKKGAHNQDYIRAISSEEWALFGRDDLGVKLLTIAPEQLSLADIAQLKSLGVILYLGHSNASYQQASAAFKAGASGSTHLFNAMSALQGREPGLVGATLLDEHAFAGIIVDGHHVDYATVKLAFNNLGAHRLALVTDAMPTVGGSISGFNLVGNWVEQQGSKLIGSNGELAGSVLTMAQAVRNCVVNIGLSVEDALTMATSTPAAAVGLAGGVGQLVEGGRADMVYLDNNVELQQVWRSGIAVMDNDSPH